A region of Ictalurus furcatus strain D&B chromosome 1, Billie_1.0, whole genome shotgun sequence DNA encodes the following proteins:
- the LOC128603133 gene encoding transmembrane channel-like protein 7 — protein sequence MAHKLPLSDVTEGAVQIDWASRPEVDDGEDENSNKTQNLRELPLHMGLKKAIRQVQQMRIPVVSSWGSWRFRHSKSFRRFREDLSSVLSFVQLWRRPMHQIRGHFGGGVQSYFLFLRFLVVLNFLSFLLMAGFVIIPSIVFHSVSSSGLVLISAINLSGKSCYLFFYLFIY from the exons ATGGCACACAAACTTCCTCTCAGCGACGTGACCGAGGGTGCAGTGCAGATTGACTGGGCCTCACGTCCTGAGGTCGACGACGGCGAGGATGAAAATTCCAACAAAACGCAAAATCTCAGAGAGCTGCCGCTTCACATGGGACTGAAGAAAGCTATACG gcaGGTGCAGCAGATGCGAATCCCCGTTGTGTCTAGTTGGGGATCCTGGCGTTTCCGTCACTCCAAGTCCTTTCGGCGTTTTCGTGAGGACCTGTCGAGCGTTTTATCCTTCGTCCAGCTCTGGAGGAGGCCCATGCACCAGATCAGAG GACATTTTGGAGGAGGCGTCCAGTCGTATTTCTTGTTCTTGAGGTTCCTTGTTGTTCTAAACTTCCTGTCCTTCCTGTTGATGGCCGGTTTCGTGATCATCCCCAGCATCGTTTTCCACTCGGTCAGCTCCAGCGGTCTTGTACTCATTTCCGCCATCAACCTTTCAGGTAAAAgctgctatttatttttttatttgtttatttattaa